From a single Herpetosiphon gulosus genomic region:
- a CDS encoding ABC transporter ATP-binding protein, with product MSELALQTVDLLRRYGKYTAVNKLNLNITPGSIFGFLGPNGAGKTTTLRMLAGLLEPSSGQVFLHGQLIQKTSTAAAIVGYMPDFFGVYDDLRVWEYLDFYARCHGIEPAKRKSTVDGLLDLVDLGEKRNAFVQHLSRGMQQRLCLAHALVHDPKILLLDEPASGLDPQARVELRELLRTLRDMGKTIILSSHILNELEDICTDFGIMARGQLLAQGSLETLRQRSRPALQIKVLDDLDRAMRLIAAQAGVLRVLEPAEATPKLIEVEFDGDEQQASQLLLNLARAELPVADFHREDDSLERLFLQLVNDHGMEERV from the coding sequence ATGAGCGAATTAGCCCTCCAAACTGTTGATTTATTGCGGCGTTATGGCAAATACACTGCGGTCAACAAGCTGAATTTGAATATCACACCTGGCAGCATTTTTGGGTTTCTCGGACCCAATGGTGCAGGCAAAACCACAACCTTGCGGATGTTAGCAGGCTTGCTTGAGCCAAGCAGTGGTCAAGTATTTCTGCATGGCCAACTAATTCAAAAAACCAGTACGGCGGCAGCAATCGTCGGCTATATGCCCGACTTCTTCGGGGTTTACGATGATCTGCGGGTCTGGGAATATCTTGATTTCTATGCTCGTTGCCATGGCATTGAGCCAGCTAAGCGCAAAAGTACGGTCGATGGCTTGCTCGATTTGGTTGATCTCGGCGAAAAGCGCAATGCCTTTGTGCAACACCTGAGCCGTGGTATGCAACAACGTTTATGTTTGGCTCATGCCTTGGTGCACGACCCCAAAATTTTGTTGCTCGACGAACCAGCCAGTGGCCTTGACCCCCAAGCGCGGGTTGAGTTGCGCGAATTGTTGCGCACCCTGCGCGATATGGGCAAAACGATTATTCTTAGCTCGCATATTTTGAATGAGCTTGAAGATATTTGCACCGATTTTGGGATTATGGCGCGTGGCCAATTATTGGCTCAAGGCTCGCTCGAAACCTTACGTCAACGCAGCCGTCCGGCCCTGCAAATTAAAGTGCTCGATGATCTCGATCGGGCGATGCGCTTGATTGCTGCTCAAGCGGGAGTTTTGCGGGTGCTCGAACCAGCCGAAGCCACGCCCAAGCTGATCGAGGTCGAATTTGATGGTGATGAGCAGCAAGCGTCACAATTATTGCTCAATCTAGCGCGGGCCGAGCTACCAGTTGCCGATTTTCATCGTGAGGACGATTCGCTGGAACGGCTGTTTTTGCAGCTTGTCAATGACCATGGTATGGAGGAACGAGTATGA
- a CDS encoding ABC transporter permease, protein MSNRAVSRRWSLQPNPIVVKELRSRMRGGRAFILLTGFLLGLGLVGYGLFLRATSGQQTGMPIFSAQIGQTLFAGLAFMLLFLVILIAPAVTVGAISSERERLTYEMLIATNLPSHRLLWGKLISALSYIALLLLAAIPLGSIVFLFGGITLRHVLQAAAIIVLSAITSAMLGIWASAMTGKTGRAAVVSYVIIGLVLGGFLSGAEIWTNRTSDPVPTGLLAPNPISALASSIGTLSGPSNGGIITTMRAFEAVPMAAGGGGWWPGMNSFTGGLNFPGWQTFSIGIYPVTDQFGPDGMPIIAEPRSIWRTTLIILIMACLVFFWMALHAVKPRRRWWPTWGDLAMLSVSSLSLLSLGTWIGWWF, encoded by the coding sequence ATGAGCAATCGTGCAGTGAGCCGTCGTTGGAGCTTGCAACCCAACCCAATCGTGGTCAAAGAGCTTCGTTCGCGCATGCGTGGTGGTCGAGCGTTTATCCTGCTCACGGGCTTTTTGCTCGGTTTAGGCTTGGTTGGCTATGGCTTGTTTCTGCGGGCTACCAGTGGCCAACAAACCGGCATGCCGATCTTCAGCGCCCAAATTGGCCAAACCTTGTTTGCAGGTTTAGCCTTTATGCTGCTGTTTTTAGTAATTTTAATTGCCCCAGCAGTGACCGTTGGAGCCATCAGTAGCGAGCGCGAACGCCTAACCTATGAAATGTTGATCGCCACAAATTTGCCTTCACACCGCTTGCTGTGGGGCAAATTGATCTCAGCACTTTCGTATATTGCTCTCTTGTTGCTGGCGGCAATTCCACTAGGCAGTATTGTCTTTTTATTTGGTGGGATTACGCTGCGCCATGTGTTGCAGGCGGCAGCAATTATTGTGTTAAGCGCGATCACTAGCGCCATGCTTGGCATTTGGGCTTCGGCCATGACTGGTAAAACTGGACGAGCAGCGGTGGTAAGTTATGTGATTATTGGATTGGTGCTAGGTGGATTTTTATCTGGAGCCGAGATCTGGACTAATCGGACTAGCGATCCTGTACCAACAGGCCTCTTAGCTCCCAATCCAATCAGCGCCTTGGCCTCAAGCATTGGCACCTTGTCGGGGCCAAGCAACGGCGGAATTATTACCACCATGCGAGCATTCGAGGCAGTGCCAATGGCGGCTGGCGGTGGTGGTTGGTGGCCTGGGATGAATTCGTTTACTGGTGGCTTGAATTTCCCAGGCTGGCAAACATTTTCGATTGGGATTTACCCAGTAACCGATCAATTTGGCCCTGATGGCATGCCAATTATTGCCGAGCCACGTTCGATCTGGCGCACAACCTTAATTATTTTGATTATGGCATGTTTGGTGTTTTTCTGGATGGCGCTGCATGCAGTCAAGCCACGTCGCCGCTGGTGGCCAACTTGGGGCGATTTGGCGATGCTCTCGGTAAGCTCGTTGAGCCTGCTCAGCCTTGGCACTTGGATTGGCTGGTGGTTTTAA
- a CDS encoding ExeM/NucH family extracellular endonuclease produces MQFKGLRLLTALTMLFTLIGTSLSATYTTPTSAVSTSLVISQFQTAGGTADDEFIEIHNISANPVDLNGHRVVYRAAAGVNDVSIASWTTSVVIPAGGFYLLGRATSYDGTVTADTTFGSGISGTGGGFAIRNGALNTGTIIDSVGFGGATNEFVEGTVVAAPSANNSAQRNNSSCTDTDNNTADFSLLTPSDPRNSASTAVTCGPPPPDVTPTVASTVPANAANNVALNANITLTFSEPVTTTDTWYTISCTSGTRTASVTGGPTSYVLDPSSDFAMNDACTVTVIASQVTDQDDTPDQMAQDYSFSFNAAGLTCSGGTVTPIGQVQGTGETSPSNGSVVTVQGTVVADFEGAQPALRGFYLQDAGDSNTATSDGIFVFNGGADQVSLGQVVRVTGTAGENQGQTQLSGTLTVELCGTTNTVTPTQVSLPFASTTDAERYEGMLVQFNQKLVVSEHYLLARFGQVTLSLNERLMQPTNVVSPGAPALALQAQNNLHKIILDDPFNNQNADPILFGRGGTGLSAANTLRAGDSITNLQGVMTYTWGGNSASPNNYRVRVTQSPNFVAENQRPTSLELDGSLRVAGINVLNYFNTFGNGNCTGGVGGSATDCRGAENSAEFLRQADKTVAAIIMTQADIIGLMEIENDGFGNNSAVQDLVNRLNAATAPGTYALIDVDARTGQTNILGTDAIKVDMIYKPGKVSLAGTTAVLNTGAFGSFTTGSGTTGRNRPALTQSFTETSSGETFTVVVNHLKSKGSACTDNVSPVPSDPDLGDGQGNCNLTRKTAAQELVAWLNTDPTNVDDSDYLIIGDLNSYAMEDPITAIRNAGYVNIPKTLLGDEAYSYIFDGQTGSLDHALASTSLFSQVADVQELHINADEPIALDYNTNFKSPGQVVSLYNNDAYRASDHDPIVVGFDLGAEPTANFNTSAKTVSSTSVEQGEVFTYTLTIRNTGTAEGSFSLSDVINSNLEIVGVTGGLTVNSQTASVNSSLAPNTSKTYTIAVRSVGNFVGSVGNTAVLNSNINLTADSVTVNATSTPSFTVYMPLVTKN; encoded by the coding sequence GTGCAATTTAAGGGTTTACGACTCCTAACAGCGTTAACGATGCTGTTCACGTTGATTGGTACTTCGTTGTCCGCGACATACACCACTCCAACCAGTGCTGTATCAACCTCCCTTGTCATTAGTCAATTCCAAACCGCTGGTGGTACTGCTGATGATGAATTTATCGAAATTCATAATATCAGCGCCAATCCAGTTGATTTGAATGGGCATCGCGTCGTTTATCGTGCTGCTGCTGGGGTAAATGATGTTTCAATTGCCAGTTGGACAACCTCAGTTGTGATTCCTGCTGGTGGTTTTTATCTCTTAGGCCGTGCCACCTCATATGATGGCACAGTTACCGCCGATACGACCTTTGGTAGCGGTATTTCTGGCACGGGTGGCGGCTTCGCGATCCGTAACGGCGCTTTAAATACAGGCACAATCATCGATTCAGTTGGCTTTGGTGGTGCTACGAATGAGTTTGTTGAAGGCACAGTTGTGGCTGCGCCTAGCGCCAATAATAGTGCTCAACGCAATAATTCAAGTTGTACTGATACTGATAACAATACTGCTGATTTCAGTTTGTTAACTCCCTCAGACCCACGCAACAGCGCCAGCACCGCAGTAACTTGTGGACCTCCTCCACCAGATGTTACACCAACCGTTGCCAGCACTGTGCCAGCCAATGCTGCTAACAATGTGGCTTTGAATGCAAACATCACGCTTACCTTTAGCGAACCAGTCACCACGACTGATACCTGGTACACCATCAGCTGTACCAGCGGCACTCGCACGGCTAGCGTTACTGGCGGCCCAACCAGCTATGTGCTTGATCCTAGCAGCGATTTCGCGATGAATGATGCTTGTACCGTGACGGTTATTGCTAGCCAAGTGACCGATCAAGACGATACTCCTGATCAAATGGCTCAAGACTACAGCTTTAGTTTTAATGCTGCCGGCCTTACCTGTTCAGGTGGCACGGTTACCCCAATCGGCCAAGTTCAAGGTACTGGCGAAACCAGTCCTTCGAATGGTTCGGTTGTAACCGTCCAAGGAACGGTGGTAGCCGATTTTGAAGGCGCTCAACCAGCTTTGCGTGGTTTCTACTTGCAAGATGCTGGCGATAGCAACACTGCAACCTCTGATGGTATTTTCGTATTCAACGGCGGCGCTGATCAAGTTAGCCTTGGTCAAGTCGTGCGCGTAACCGGCACGGCTGGCGAAAATCAAGGCCAAACTCAATTGAGTGGAACTTTGACGGTTGAACTTTGTGGCACAACCAACACGGTTACCCCAACCCAAGTTAGCTTGCCATTTGCCTCAACCACTGATGCTGAGCGTTATGAAGGTATGCTTGTGCAGTTCAACCAAAAATTGGTTGTCTCAGAGCACTACTTGCTGGCTCGCTTCGGCCAAGTCACCTTGTCGCTCAACGAGCGCTTGATGCAACCAACCAATGTCGTTTCACCAGGTGCGCCAGCTTTGGCGTTGCAAGCTCAAAACAACTTGCACAAAATCATCCTTGATGATCCATTCAACAACCAGAATGCTGATCCAATTCTGTTTGGTCGTGGTGGCACTGGCTTGAGCGCTGCCAACACCTTACGGGCTGGCGATAGCATTACCAACTTGCAAGGTGTAATGACCTACACATGGGGTGGTAATAGCGCTAGCCCCAACAATTATCGCGTGCGCGTAACCCAATCGCCTAATTTCGTAGCCGAAAACCAACGCCCAACCTCGCTTGAGCTTGATGGCTCATTACGGGTTGCGGGGATCAATGTGTTGAACTATTTCAACACCTTTGGCAATGGCAATTGTACTGGCGGGGTTGGTGGCTCAGCTACCGATTGCCGTGGTGCTGAAAATAGCGCTGAATTCTTACGTCAAGCTGATAAAACCGTTGCCGCGATTATCATGACCCAAGCCGATATCATTGGCTTGATGGAAATTGAGAACGACGGCTTCGGCAACAACAGTGCAGTCCAAGATTTGGTCAATCGCTTGAATGCAGCGACCGCACCAGGTACTTATGCATTAATCGATGTTGATGCTCGCACAGGCCAAACAAATATCCTTGGTACTGATGCAATCAAAGTCGATATGATCTACAAACCTGGTAAAGTAAGTTTGGCTGGTACAACCGCTGTGCTCAACACGGGCGCATTCGGCAGTTTCACCACTGGTAGCGGCACAACTGGCCGTAATCGCCCAGCTTTGACCCAATCGTTTACCGAAACCAGCAGCGGCGAAACCTTCACCGTGGTGGTCAATCACTTGAAGTCGAAGGGTAGCGCTTGTACCGATAACGTCAGCCCAGTGCCAAGCGACCCCGATTTGGGCGATGGTCAAGGCAACTGTAACCTGACTCGCAAAACTGCTGCCCAAGAATTAGTGGCTTGGTTGAATACCGACCCAACCAATGTTGATGATAGCGACTATTTGATCATTGGCGACTTAAACTCATACGCCATGGAAGATCCAATCACCGCTATTCGCAACGCTGGCTATGTCAATATTCCCAAAACCTTGCTTGGCGACGAAGCTTACTCATACATTTTCGATGGCCAAACTGGCTCGCTTGACCATGCCTTGGCTAGCACATCGTTGTTCAGCCAAGTTGCTGATGTGCAAGAATTGCACATCAACGCCGACGAACCAATCGCCTTGGATTACAACACCAACTTCAAGAGCCCTGGTCAGGTCGTCAGCTTATACAACAACGATGCCTATCGTGCTTCCGACCACGATCCAATTGTGGTTGGCTTCGATTTGGGCGCAGAGCCAACCGCCAACTTCAATACCTCAGCTAAAACCGTCAGCAGCACCAGCGTCGAACAAGGCGAGGTCTTCACCTACACCTTGACGATTCGCAACACGGGCACGGCTGAAGGCAGCTTTAGCTTGAGCGACGTAATCAACAGCAATCTTGAAATTGTTGGCGTAACTGGTGGCTTGACGGTCAACAGCCAAACCGCGAGCGTCAATAGCAGCCTTGCGCCAAATACCAGCAAAACCTACACCATTGCTGTGCGCAGCGTGGGCAATTTCGTTGGTAGCGTTGGTAACACCGCTGTACTCAACAGCAACATTAACTTGACTGCCGATAGCGTAACAGTTAATGCAACTTCAACTCCAAGCTTTACCGTTTACATGCCATTAGTGACCAAAAACTAA
- the sufD gene encoding Fe-S cluster assembly protein SufD: MPANLQSTFDVAQFEALLASRNEPSWLTSRRREAWEAFETAEQPDWRRTNLKGFNIADYTLAEAEVSVDFAGAEGVTILPLAEAVHSHAELVQRVLGSAVQTNRDPFSALNNALVNGGIFIHVAKDLEVEELVRIRYHLSNAGTIVAPRTLIVTERHSSINVIEEISSADFAGSAVVLTGAEIEVGDGGKVNFSSVQTLNSNVYLLGSQQIRINRDAQAEWLNVVVGSAVQHVTLEANLSGNGSSVNWNGLLYGNGKQNLLVAPKLNHIGLNTEGQINFKTVVDDEAYAVFDGMVKIPATGQGTNSDLRENALHLSNTSRSDSIPGLEIDANEVKAGHGSTSGQIDEEQLFYLQSRGLPFAEAKRTIVLGFVGEIIDMIPDEAVRERVETIVADKV, from the coding sequence ATGCCAGCTAATTTGCAATCTACTTTTGATGTGGCGCAATTTGAGGCCTTGCTGGCTAGCCGCAACGAGCCAAGTTGGCTGACCAGCCGCCGTCGCGAAGCTTGGGAAGCATTCGAAACCGCTGAGCAACCAGATTGGCGACGAACCAATTTGAAGGGCTTCAATATTGCTGATTACACATTGGCTGAAGCCGAAGTTTCGGTTGATTTTGCTGGCGCAGAAGGTGTGACGATTCTGCCTTTAGCCGAAGCAGTTCACAGCCACGCCGAATTGGTGCAACGGGTGCTTGGAAGCGCCGTTCAAACCAATCGCGATCCATTTTCAGCGCTTAATAATGCTTTGGTCAACGGCGGGATTTTTATCCACGTTGCCAAGGATCTTGAAGTTGAAGAGTTGGTGCGGATTCGCTATCACTTGAGCAATGCTGGCACAATTGTCGCCCCCCGTACCTTGATCGTTACCGAGCGCCATAGCTCGATCAATGTGATCGAAGAAATTAGCTCAGCCGATTTTGCTGGTAGCGCAGTGGTCTTGACTGGGGCTGAAATCGAGGTTGGTGACGGTGGCAAAGTTAACTTCTCCAGCGTGCAAACCTTGAACAGCAATGTGTATCTGTTGGGCAGCCAACAAATTCGCATCAACCGCGATGCTCAAGCCGAATGGCTGAACGTGGTGGTTGGCAGCGCTGTGCAACACGTTACCTTGGAAGCCAATTTGAGTGGCAACGGCTCAAGCGTCAATTGGAATGGCTTGTTGTATGGCAATGGCAAGCAAAACTTGCTAGTTGCACCCAAGCTTAATCACATTGGCTTGAACACCGAAGGCCAAATCAACTTCAAAACCGTGGTTGATGATGAAGCCTATGCTGTCTTCGATGGCATGGTCAAAATTCCCGCCACAGGCCAAGGCACCAACTCCGACTTGCGCGAAAATGCCTTGCACTTGAGCAACACTTCACGCTCGGATTCAATTCCAGGCTTGGAGATTGATGCCAATGAAGTTAAGGCTGGCCACGGCTCAACCAGCGGCCAAATCGACGAAGAGCAGTTGTTCTATCTGCAATCACGTGGTTTGCCGTTTGCCGAAGCCAAGCGCACGATCGTGTTGGGCTTTGTTGGCGAAATCATCGATATGATTCCCGATGAAGCTGTGCGCGAACGCGTCGAAACTATCGTCGCCGATAAAGTCTAA
- a CDS encoding DeoR family transcriptional regulator encodes MTVFGIREGTPAGDIVSYIQRKGSATVKELEDALAVSTTAVREQLTHLTNQGLIAPTKIRQGPGRPSYRYTLTAKAQSLFPKGYDVLLNVLLEEILATEGAEGMAQLLSRVGTRLATLYTGDHPANVALRERLMQFVYTMNRKGMSINVAESPGGGWVVSEYACPYFEVAQTHDSLCSMERQMMETALGHEVEIQRRMVEGHNGCHFVIKADEIGIEKHN; translated from the coding sequence ATGACCGTGTTTGGTATCCGAGAAGGAACGCCCGCCGGCGATATTGTGAGCTACATTCAGCGTAAAGGTTCAGCGACTGTCAAGGAATTGGAAGATGCGCTGGCTGTGAGCACAACTGCGGTGCGCGAGCAACTAACCCATCTCACCAACCAAGGCCTCATTGCACCAACCAAAATTCGCCAAGGACCAGGCCGCCCTTCCTACCGCTATACCCTGACTGCCAAGGCCCAATCGCTCTTTCCCAAGGGCTACGATGTGCTTTTGAATGTGTTGCTGGAAGAAATTTTGGCGACCGAAGGTGCAGAAGGAATGGCCCAGTTGCTCAGTCGGGTGGGTACACGCTTAGCAACGCTCTACACGGGCGATCATCCAGCCAACGTGGCCTTACGTGAGCGTTTGATGCAATTCGTCTACACGATGAACCGCAAAGGGATGTCGATCAATGTGGCCGAATCGCCTGGTGGTGGTTGGGTGGTCAGTGAGTATGCCTGCCCTTATTTTGAGGTGGCCCAAACTCACGATAGCCTGTGCAGCATGGAACGCCAAATGATGGAAACTGCGCTCGGCCATGAAGTTGAAATTCAACGGCGCATGGTCGAAGGTCATAACGGCTGTCACTTTGTGATCAAAGCCGATGAGATTGGGATCGAGAAGCATAACTAA
- a CDS encoding PQQ-dependent sugar dehydrogenase — MLAFWHTYQRVKHGSWSLVLGLALVACSIPGNYSSDNPPTSPPAELQIEAGFTIAPIITSLDQPTGLAFDPQGHLYIAQRSGNVLISDGTNPPREYATGFNKPLSLHWFEQALYVVEQGQIQRLSDGNGDGIVDQQTVLLSDLPDQIEAATLVSDAQGWLYLGVGTRADHTATAGIQEGYIRRFRADGSESSVYATGLRMPFGLAFDPQQQLYATDNGREGLGDDLPPDEVNRITAGADYGWPRCWGQRQPDADGGGDAANCASTNEPVALLPAHSGVTGIVFYQGTAFPANYHGDAFIGLSGSWYSQELRGHSIVRMDAETQQIEPFASGFGRPVGLVIDPQGQLLVADYDRGTIVMIAAQP, encoded by the coding sequence ATGCTTGCTTTTTGGCATACCTATCAACGGGTCAAACATGGAAGTTGGAGCTTGGTTTTGGGCTTGGCTTTGGTAGCTTGCTCAATTCCAGGCAATTACTCCTCGGATAATCCACCAACCAGCCCACCAGCCGAACTCCAAATCGAAGCAGGATTCACAATTGCCCCCATCATTACTAGCCTCGATCAGCCAACTGGACTAGCGTTTGATCCCCAAGGGCATTTGTATATTGCCCAACGCTCAGGCAACGTACTGATCAGCGACGGAACCAACCCACCCCGTGAGTATGCGACTGGCTTCAACAAGCCGTTGAGTTTGCATTGGTTCGAGCAGGCGTTGTATGTGGTCGAGCAAGGCCAAATTCAGCGCTTGAGCGATGGCAATGGCGATGGCATAGTCGATCAGCAAACGGTTTTATTAAGCGATCTGCCTGATCAAATTGAGGCGGCCACGCTGGTTTCCGATGCTCAGGGTTGGCTCTATCTCGGCGTGGGTACACGTGCCGATCATACGGCAACCGCCGGAATTCAAGAGGGCTATATTCGGCGTTTTCGCGCCGATGGCAGCGAATCGAGCGTGTATGCAACTGGTTTGCGCATGCCATTTGGTTTAGCCTTCGATCCACAGCAACAGCTTTATGCCACCGACAACGGGCGCGAAGGCCTTGGCGACGATCTCCCGCCCGATGAAGTTAATCGGATTACGGCTGGAGCCGATTATGGTTGGCCGCGTTGTTGGGGCCAGCGCCAGCCTGACGCTGATGGCGGCGGCGATGCCGCCAACTGCGCAAGCACCAACGAGCCAGTTGCGCTTTTGCCCGCCCATAGCGGCGTAACCGGAATTGTGTTCTATCAGGGCACAGCATTTCCGGCCAATTATCACGGCGATGCCTTCATTGGCTTATCAGGTTCATGGTATAGCCAAGAACTACGTGGCCATAGCATCGTGCGCATGGATGCCGAAACTCAACAGATTGAGCCATTCGCCAGTGGTTTTGGCCGCCCTGTTGGTTTAGTGATTGACCCGCAAGGCCAATTGTTGGTTGCTGATTATGACCGTGGCACAATCGTGATGATCGCTGCCCAACCTTAA
- the sufC gene encoding Fe-S cluster assembly ATPase SufC, with protein MSANNLVIRNLHVAVDGKEILKGINLTIEEGKIHAIMGPNGSGKSTLAYTLAGHPRYEVTEGEVWYKGQDVLDLEPNDRSKLGLFLAFQYPVAVAGVTVANFLRAALNAHRAQEGVDPKSTAIPMAEYRKVIKARMDMLEMAPDFARRYLNEGFSGGEKKRLEILQMAMLQPAMAIMDETDSGLDIDALKIVAEGVNKVKAEKPELGVLVITHYQRLLNYIKPDYVHVLMNGQIVREGGPDMALELEEKGYDFIREEVFGNAS; from the coding sequence ATGAGCGCCAACAATTTGGTCATTCGCAACTTGCACGTTGCGGTCGATGGCAAAGAAATTCTTAAAGGCATTAATCTCACCATCGAAGAAGGCAAAATTCACGCCATCATGGGGCCAAATGGCTCAGGCAAGTCAACCTTGGCATATACCCTCGCTGGTCACCCACGCTATGAAGTGACCGAAGGTGAAGTTTGGTACAAAGGCCAAGATGTGCTTGATCTCGAACCAAATGATCGTTCAAAATTGGGCTTATTCTTAGCCTTCCAATATCCAGTTGCGGTAGCTGGTGTAACCGTTGCCAACTTCTTGCGGGCTGCCTTGAACGCCCATCGCGCTCAAGAAGGCGTTGATCCAAAATCAACCGCGATTCCAATGGCTGAATATCGCAAAGTGATCAAAGCCCGTATGGATATGCTGGAAATGGCTCCTGACTTTGCCCGCCGCTATTTGAACGAAGGTTTCTCAGGCGGTGAAAAGAAACGCCTCGAAATTTTGCAAATGGCTATGTTGCAGCCTGCTATGGCAATCATGGACGAAACCGACTCAGGCCTTGATATCGATGCTTTGAAGATTGTGGCCGAAGGGGTCAACAAAGTTAAAGCTGAAAAGCCCGAATTAGGCGTGTTGGTGATTACCCACTACCAACGTTTGCTCAACTACATCAAGCCCGATTATGTGCACGTTTTAATGAACGGCCAAATTGTGCGCGAAGGTGGCCCCGACATGGCCTTAGAACTCGAAGAAAAAGGTTACGATTTCATTCGAGAGGAAGTGTTCGGCAATGCCAGCTAA